One Anser cygnoides isolate HZ-2024a breed goose chromosome 6, Taihu_goose_T2T_genome, whole genome shotgun sequence genomic region harbors:
- the C6H2orf76 gene encoding UPF0538 protein C2orf76 homolog isoform X4: MGDIGYLHEGYSKSVLMSAESSTITVRLVRSFEHRNFRPVVYHGVNLDQTVKQFITFVQKDTMKIIHQAHKSKTGELVVSLEDDDKLILKEESTLKAAGVANETELAFFCEEDYRNYKANPVSAW, encoded by the exons ATGGGCGATATCGGATACCTGCACGAAG GTTATTCAAAATCAGTTCTCATGTCGGCAGAAAGCTCAACCATCACGGTTCGTCTTGTTCGCTCTTTTGAGCACCGGAATTTCAGACCTGTGGTGTATCATGGAGTTAACTTGGATCAGACAGTGAAGCAGTTCATTACTTTTGTACAGAAGG atacaATGAAGATTATTCACCAAGCACACAAATCAAAG ACTGGTGAACTCGTAGTGAGTTTGGAAGATGATGACaaactgattttgaaagaaGAGAGTACACTGAAAGCAGCTGGAGTAG CAAATGAGACCGAATTAGCATTCTTCTGTGAGGAAGATTACAGAAACTACAAAGCTAATCCTGTTTCGGCCTGGTGA
- the C6H2orf76 gene encoding UPF0538 protein C2orf76 homolog isoform X5 codes for MGDIGYLHEGYSKSVLMSAESSTITVRLVRSFEHRNFRPVVYHGVNLDQTVKQFITFVQKDVPSRAGLPPPFKNYKYDTMKIIHQAHKSKTGELVVSLEDDDKLILKEESTLKAAGVGGC; via the exons ATGGGCGATATCGGATACCTGCACGAAG GTTATTCAAAATCAGTTCTCATGTCGGCAGAAAGCTCAACCATCACGGTTCGTCTTGTTCGCTCTTTTGAGCACCGGAATTTCAGACCTGTGGTGTATCATGGAGTTAACTTGGATCAGACAGTGAAGCAGTTCATTACTTTTGTACAGAAGG atgtGCCTTCAAGAGCAGgacttcctcctccttttaaaaattacaagtATG atacaATGAAGATTATTCACCAAGCACACAAATCAAAG ACTGGTGAACTCGTAGTGAGTTTGGAAGATGATGACaaactgattttgaaagaaGAGAGTACACTGAAAGCAGCTGGAGTAG
- the DBI gene encoding acyl-CoA-binding protein: protein MAEAAFQKAAEEVKQLKSQPSDQEMLDVYSHYKQATVGDVNTDRPGMLDFKGKAKWDAWNALKGMSKEDAMKAYVAKVEELKGKYGI, encoded by the exons ATGGCGGAG GCTGCGTTCCAGAAGGCCGCCGAGGAGGTGAAGCAGCTCAAGTCGCAGCCCTCGGACCAGGAGATGCTGGACGTCTACAGCCACTACAAGCAGGCCACAGTGGGCGACGTGAACACGG ATCGCCCCGGTATGCTTGACttcaaaggcaaagcaaagtggGATGCCTGGAATGCATTGAAAG GAATGTCCAAAGAAGACGCAATGAAAGCATACGTGGCAAAAGTCGAAGAGCTGAAGGGCAAATACGGGATCTGA
- the TMEM37 gene encoding voltage-dependent calcium channel gamma-like subunit encodes MTAIGAQAQRLLAHRRPQKAFFETLIRSLIILCVAIAVVLSSISVCDGRWLLARGELFGLWHFCTVSNGSVLKCSTDLGLANVEGLSVGMIPIRSMVSFAVVVAIFGLELLMVSQVCEDANSRRKWSMGSVLILGSFLLSAAGVLSFSILMKDHLTFMGFTLTYWCEFIAAFLFFLNGISGLHINSITHPRNRVGKI; translated from the exons ATGACGGCCATCGGGGCGCAG GCGCAGAGGCTGCTGGCGCACCGGAGACCGCAGAAAGCCTTCTTCGAGACGCTGATCAGGAGCCTGATCATCCTGTGCGTGGCCATCGCCGTCGTCCTCTCGTCCATCTCCGTCTGCGACGGCCGCTGGCTGCTGGCGAGGGGCGAGCTCTTCGGGCTGTGGCACTTCTGCACCGTCAGCAACGGCAGCGTCCTGAAGTGCAGCACCGACCTGGGCCTGGCCAACGTGGAGGGGCTGAGCGTGGGCATGATTCCCATCAGGAGCATGGTGTCCTTCGCCGTCGTGGTCGCTATCtttggcctggagctgctgATGGTCTCCCAGGTCTGCGAAGACGCCAACTCGAGGCGCAAGTGGTCGATGGGCTCGGTCCTCATCCTTGGCTCGTTTCTGCTGTCGGCCGCTGGGGTTCTGAGCTTCTCCATCCTCATGAAGGATCACCTCACCTTCATGGGCTTCACGCTGACGTACTGGTGCGAGTTCATCGCagcctttctcttcttcctcaacGGGATCAGCGGATTGCACATCAACAGCATAACGCACCCCAGGAACAGGGTAGGAAAAATCTAG
- the C6H2orf76 gene encoding UPF0538 protein C2orf76 homolog isoform X2 has translation MGDIGYLHEGYSKSVLMSAESSTITVRLVRSFEHRNFRPVVYHGVNLDQTVKQFITFVQKDVPSRAGLPPPFKNYKYDTMKIIHQAHKSKTGELVVSLEDDDKLILKEESTLKAAGVANETELAFFCEEDYRNYKANPVSAW, from the exons ATGGGCGATATCGGATACCTGCACGAAG GTTATTCAAAATCAGTTCTCATGTCGGCAGAAAGCTCAACCATCACGGTTCGTCTTGTTCGCTCTTTTGAGCACCGGAATTTCAGACCTGTGGTGTATCATGGAGTTAACTTGGATCAGACAGTGAAGCAGTTCATTACTTTTGTACAGAAGG atgtGCCTTCAAGAGCAGgacttcctcctccttttaaaaattacaagtATG atacaATGAAGATTATTCACCAAGCACACAAATCAAAG ACTGGTGAACTCGTAGTGAGTTTGGAAGATGATGACaaactgattttgaaagaaGAGAGTACACTGAAAGCAGCTGGAGTAG CAAATGAGACCGAATTAGCATTCTTCTGTGAGGAAGATTACAGAAACTACAAAGCTAATCCTGTTTCGGCCTGGTGA
- the C6H2orf76 gene encoding UPF0538 protein C2orf76 homolog isoform X3: MSAESSTITVRLVRSFEHRNFRPVVYHGVNLDQTVKQFITFVQKDVPSRAGLPPPFKNYKYDTMKIIHQAHKSKTGELVVSLEDDDKLILKEESTLKAAGVGKLDLFIWKNGSSGRRIIGTQVLHICNVASRSFTISH; encoded by the exons ATGTCGGCAGAAAGCTCAACCATCACGGTTCGTCTTGTTCGCTCTTTTGAGCACCGGAATTTCAGACCTGTGGTGTATCATGGAGTTAACTTGGATCAGACAGTGAAGCAGTTCATTACTTTTGTACAGAAGG atgtGCCTTCAAGAGCAGgacttcctcctccttttaaaaattacaagtATG atacaATGAAGATTATTCACCAAGCACACAAATCAAAG ACTGGTGAACTCGTAGTGAGTTTGGAAGATGATGACaaactgattttgaaagaaGAGAGTACACTGAAAGCAGCTGGAGTAG GTAAACTAGACCTTTTCATCTGGAAGAATGGCTCCTCAGGAAGAAGGATTATTGGGACTCAAGTCTTACATATTTGCAATGTAGCTAGCAGAAGTTTTACAATTAGTCATTAG
- the C6H2orf76 gene encoding UPF0538 protein C2orf76 homolog isoform X1, protein MGDIGYLHEGYSKSVLMSAESSTITVRLVRSFEHRNFRPVVYHGVNLDQTVKQFITFVQKDVPSRAGLPPPFKNYKYDTMKIIHQAHKSKTGELVVSLEDDDKLILKEESTLKAAGVGKLDLFIWKNGSSGRRIIGTQVLHICNVASRSFTISH, encoded by the exons ATGGGCGATATCGGATACCTGCACGAAG GTTATTCAAAATCAGTTCTCATGTCGGCAGAAAGCTCAACCATCACGGTTCGTCTTGTTCGCTCTTTTGAGCACCGGAATTTCAGACCTGTGGTGTATCATGGAGTTAACTTGGATCAGACAGTGAAGCAGTTCATTACTTTTGTACAGAAGG atgtGCCTTCAAGAGCAGgacttcctcctccttttaaaaattacaagtATG atacaATGAAGATTATTCACCAAGCACACAAATCAAAG ACTGGTGAACTCGTAGTGAGTTTGGAAGATGATGACaaactgattttgaaagaaGAGAGTACACTGAAAGCAGCTGGAGTAG GTAAACTAGACCTTTTCATCTGGAAGAATGGCTCCTCAGGAAGAAGGATTATTGGGACTCAAGTCTTACATATTTGCAATGTAGCTAGCAGAAGTTTTACAATTAGTCATTAG